The nucleotide sequence CGCGGCAGCAATGCCGCCGTGGGTTCGAATCCCACCCTCTCCGCCACTTTTTGCAGTTTTCGCCTTGTCACAAATGACCGTCAGGAAGGCAGTGGCACATAAAAAGTATGAAGCAGATACGAAGCATGAACGTACTGTCTTAAGTCAAAGTATAGTCAAATACTTTTAAAACAGTAGCAAAGAGCGTCATCAAAACAAGAAACATTAGCGAGCGTTCTGCGCAGTTTAGCTTTTAGCCATGCCAAAAAGTTTTCAATTGGATCCAATTCGGGTGAATGCGCCGGCAAAAAGATTGGCCTGTGCCCATGTTTCTCCGCAAGCGGAACAAGCTTCGATTTGCGATGAAAAGCTGCATTGTCCATGACGATTGCCGACTGTTGGTCAAGTTCGTCC is from Acidaminococcales bacterium and encodes:
- a CDS encoding transposase, with the translated sequence DELDQQSAIVMDNAAFHRKSKLVPLAEKHGHRPIFLPAHSPELDPIENFLAWLKAKLRRTLANVSCFDDALCYCFKSI